The segment aaaaccatggttttctcggggtacgtgtcaatttcaactgttaccctcccaaacaggcactatttatataatattgctTTTGTGGGaaatattggggggggggatatttCTTTCATTCATATCAGAATAATGAAGTCTAGAATATCAATACCTATCATTAATTCTAATtatcaagtttaaaaattttttatcatcaaaattcatctacatgtacaattggACAAAACGATAGAAAGAGCTTaaaaagtacatatatttgttGAGAAATATAAGGTAggcaataaaatatatagttttcatTATATGATGACTTTAAACTTTGTACAACCACTGTAGTACAAACCTGCTTCTACAGAGGGTGTGGTGTCCTCTTCCTGGAGGAAATCATCCAGGGCATGCTGGTCAGTGTCCACCACTATGTCTCCAAGGTCAGCCCTCTTACCACTGTCTGAACTGGATACAGACAAACCTGTGGGTGTATGAATACAcaattatgtttatatattggctatatgtgttatttcattataaatattgTGTAACAGACAAAACTATGAGTAACTTTAACACAATCATTGATTTTGATAAGCGAGTTCTTTCTTGAATGTTTTAATTGCTTTATCACTTTTAGTACAGAGGGTTCCACTTAATCTGATAGCGGTTAAACTGATAATTTGGTTattctaatataatattaaaacacaaaactatttcttatatatctgtaaaaaaaaaaagggtgaCTTGCGTTCTAATCTGCCATGTGTTCTGTAAAAGTCAATATCCTGGTCAAAAGCACTCTGGAATGTTTCCTGTCTCTCCTTCAGCtctttttgtttatgtttttctaATTTCTGAACGGATTTCATATGGTCTTTTGCAAGTTGCACTGGGggaaaaagaatatatttttttcataattacaAAAGTGTCATTAATAAATAGCTAAtgagtttgtaaaaaaaaaagtggacTTCAGACATTGTAAGTACCCTTTAATTTCTCTAAATCATCCATCTTCCTGTTGCGGTAGGCTGCCAGTTTTTGAGAGTCCACCAGTTTTGCATTCTGTAGTTCCTGTTTCTCACATATATTCTCCAGTTGTATCAGTGCTGACTCTACATGGTCATACTCCTCATCTAGTGTAGCTGAAACCATCAAAGAATAATTTGTTTGTATAGTCACACTGATGTATGTGACACttttattgtgatattttttatttaaatattgttaaacagatataaatgaaattggtttttttaaaagatagtcTCAATCCATGAGTTATTTTCCTGCAGAAATGGGTGACAGTTAGCACCATGTTAataaattttaaggtatgatttattaatatcaataaaactTGACAATGTCTTGTAAGCTGATTATTAATTAAAGTTCAGTGGTTAAACGAATAAGATATACAATTTGTAATGTGTTTAAGTCAAGACCTATGTTTATAGGCCTTGACTTATTATTCAGACAAATTGGAATGACAGAaccaatgtacattgtacatgttgatattaagcaaaaataagtacatgtaacattgtgTGTATGGTATAGTTACTGGTGATGAAATATGAGGGAGAAATACAATGTGTTTTCGTGTAAGAGTTTTTATATGATCCAAAAAGTCCAGAATACTTCATGCTTCTCTGAAATATATCAGTctaaaaagttaaatttattatttattcaaacCTAAAACATCTGTAAGACTTTGTAGCTCCGATAAAATGAGAGGAAGTGATTTCACACTTTCATGGAGTTTTCCTAGGACTTCATTTTTTCTGTCATATTCCACAAAAAGGTTGTTTATCAAAACATCAACCTCCtgaaa is part of the Magallana gigas chromosome 3, xbMagGiga1.1, whole genome shotgun sequence genome and harbors:
- the LOC105344705 gene encoding dysbindin isoform X2, whose protein sequence is MSVFETLKAGLKTFTSRDSSNETTTHDSKTSFNLDAGADLLQRYQLIWKELHENTEQNARRAEEVDVLINNLFVEYDRKNEVLGKLHESVKSLPLILSELQSLTDVLATLDEEYDHVESALIQLENICEKQELQNAKLVDSQKLAAYRNRKMDDLEKLKVQLAKDHMKSVQKLEKHKQKELKERQETFQSAFDQDIDFYRTHGRLERLSVSSSDSGKRADLGDIVVDTDQHALDDFLQEEDTTPSVEAVTTDKTEDTLSDYEEDPLVVRSSEDVEVEDEYYEDDLGASHGDQEPYSDSEDVTEGSDSEKTSTTRPQS
- the LOC105344705 gene encoding dysbindin isoform X1 codes for the protein MAAFEIDIVTMNIIGTLRSGLKTFTSRDSSNETTTHDSKTSFNLDAGADLLQRYQLIWKELHENTEQNARRAEEVDVLINNLFVEYDRKNEVLGKLHESVKSLPLILSELQSLTDVLATLDEEYDHVESALIQLENICEKQELQNAKLVDSQKLAAYRNRKMDDLEKLKVQLAKDHMKSVQKLEKHKQKELKERQETFQSAFDQDIDFYRTHGRLERLSVSSSDSGKRADLGDIVVDTDQHALDDFLQEEDTTPSVEAVTTDKTEDTLSDYEEDPLVVRSSEDVEVEDEYYEDDLGASHGDQEPYSDSEDVTEGSDSEKTSTTRPQS